The window TGACAGCTTTGAAGACAGCAATCTGAACCGCCAGTTTTTAAGTACCCATCACCTTCTGGCAGCACCCAAGGTCGAAGCTGCCGCCCAAAGAGTCCGGCACATCAATTCATCGATTGTCGTGCAAAACTATCCAGAATACCTGAACAGGAAAAATGCAAAGCGCCTGTTAAAAAATTCGGATGTTGTTGTTGATTGCCTGGACAACGTTCAAACCCGCTTTATACTTGAAGAAACTTCCAAAAAAGCAAAAATACCCTTGGTGTCTGCTGCCGTTGCCGGAATTTCCGGGCATATAACCACCATTTTTCCCCAAGACCGCGGGCTGACGTTAATATATGGCGAACCGAATCGTCTGCCTCCGAAAGGTGCCGAGACTGCTCTGGGGTGTTTATCCCCTGCGGTGACCCTGCTTGCATCCCTTGAAAGCGCTGAAGTTGTCAAAATACTTCTTAACCGGGGTGCAACGTTGAGAAACAGACTCCTGATTGTCGATCTGAATGACAATACATTGGAAGTCCTCGACCTTATCTAACTGTTCAGCCACAAAGACACAAAGGCACAAAACAAAGGAAAGAATTATATTATAATCTTAGTGTCTTAGTATCTTTGCGGCTAAGCTATTACCTAAATTAAAATACTAGAAAATTTATCAGATTTTGCTTTTTTAAAAAATATGTTAGAATATATCGATTCGAGTTGTACCGTCAAGCAGAGAACCATTTTAATCGGTATGGAGAAATCAATGGAAACCATTTCACCGAAAACGTATGCAGAGATCCTGGAAACGATTAATGAGGGAATTCGGATGCTTGACAAGCAATGGAATATTATTTACGCCAATCAGGCCCTGTGCACGTTACTCGGTTATGACCGCAACGAATTAATCGGCATGTCGGTTTTTGATCTTTACCCTGAAAAAGACAGAAATAAGGTGAAAAACCTTTATGCGGATCGCATGAAAGGTCAATCCTCACGATATGAAAGCACCTTTATCACCAAGACCGGTCAAAGTTTACATGTGGAAGTCGCCGCCACGCCTATTTTTAACGATCAGGGTGAATTCAAAGGCAGCTTTACCATTGTCCATGATATTACCGAACGCAAGCAATTTGAGGCCGGACTGCGGAAACTGTCGATCACAGACAGTCTTTCCGGTCTTTTCAACCATCGTCATTTTCATATGGTTCTGGCGGATGAGTTGAGCAGAGCCCGGCGATATAAACGGCACTTAAGCCTGATCTGTTTTGACCTCGATCACTTCAAACAATTTAACGACTGCTTGGGGCACCTGGAGGGCGACAACATTATCCGCCTGGTCGGTCAAAACTTGAGCGTCATCATGCGAAGTACGGACCGGTCTTTTCGCTACGGCGGAGACGAATTCATGATTTTGCTCCCGGAGACAACCATCTCCAATGCGTATGTTTCCGCTGAAAAGCTGCGCAAGCATTTTAATGCCAACTGGCCGTTTACGGAAGTCTGCTGGAAATCCAATTTAAATCAGGTAACTCTCAGTCTGGGCGTTGCCGAGGCCGATTCTCAGGATAAGACCGATACCCTGATCAAACGAGCCGATCTGGCCATGTATGAAGCCAAGCGGGCCGGCGGCAATCGTACGGTGGCTGCCGCTTTTACCATCGGCACAGCCAACGGCCTGAATTTTTCATAATGAAACAATCCTCGTCAAATAACACGAACATTGCATCTTCCATCTTTTATGTTGATGTCGGCGGCTGTGCGCTTAGGGTCAAGAGGATCGAGCCTTCGGTCGCTGTGGCGGCCGAGAGCAATCCCATGCTGGTTTTTTTGCATGAAGGACTCGGCTGTATCGAGCTCTGGCGGGATTTCCCTGAAACGGTTTGTGTGTCTACCGGCTGTGCAGGTCTGGTATACGACCGCAAAGGATACGGCGGCTCCGATGCCTATAAAGGGCCCTGGCCGCTGGACTATTTACATAAAGAATCACAAACGTATCTGCCCGGATTGTTGCAAGCGTGCGATATAACCAAGGCCGTCCTCATCGGGCACAGCGACGGCGGCACCATCGGATTGATGACCGTCGCAATGCACGGCGAACGGATATGCGGCGTGATTACGGAAGCGGCCCATATTTTTGTGGAAGACATCACCCTCGAGGGCATCCGCAGGGCGGTCAAAGCCTTTGAATCCACCGAATTAAAGGACAAGCTGGCCCGCTATCACGGCGAAAATACCGAAACCGTTTTCCGCCGCTGGGCCGACCGCTGGCTTTCACCGGAATTTTACGATTGGAATATCAAAGACTATCTTCCGCGCATCACCTGCCCGCTGCTGGTGCTCCAGGGCCAGGACGACGAATACGGCACCGCCGCCCAGGTTGAAGGCATCGCTGCTCTGGTATCCGGACCGGTGGCGACGAAATTGATTGCCGACTGCGGCCACGTACCCCATTTTCAGGCAAAAGAAACGGTGCTTGACGAAGTGACCCGTTTTATCAAAGCACGTATCCTTTAAACGTCCAACACCTTTCGGATTTTAAATGCAAAATCATGCTTATCGAGCGGTTTTTCAGACATCCAAATCTCCTCTATTAAACTAAGAGATGAACGTCCAGATTTGTT is drawn from Candidatus Desulfatibia profunda and contains these coding sequences:
- a CDS encoding HesA/MoeB/ThiF family protein; the encoded protein is MKTFSIEDQAILLRSKVCVVGLGGLGGTVVEILARCGIGTLALIDGDSFEDSNLNRQFLSTHHLLAAPKVEAAAQRVRHINSSIVVQNYPEYLNRKNAKRLLKNSDVVVDCLDNVQTRFILEETSKKAKIPLVSAAVAGISGHITTIFPQDRGLTLIYGEPNRLPPKGAETALGCLSPAVTLLASLESAEVVKILLNRGATLRNRLLIVDLNDNTLEVLDLI
- a CDS encoding diguanylate cyclase, whose product is METISPKTYAEILETINEGIRMLDKQWNIIYANQALCTLLGYDRNELIGMSVFDLYPEKDRNKVKNLYADRMKGQSSRYESTFITKTGQSLHVEVAATPIFNDQGEFKGSFTIVHDITERKQFEAGLRKLSITDSLSGLFNHRHFHMVLADELSRARRYKRHLSLICFDLDHFKQFNDCLGHLEGDNIIRLVGQNLSVIMRSTDRSFRYGGDEFMILLPETTISNAYVSAEKLRKHFNANWPFTEVCWKSNLNQVTLSLGVAEADSQDKTDTLIKRADLAMYEAKRAGGNRTVAAAFTIGTANGLNFS
- a CDS encoding alpha/beta hydrolase, which encodes MKQSSSNNTNIASSIFYVDVGGCALRVKRIEPSVAVAAESNPMLVFLHEGLGCIELWRDFPETVCVSTGCAGLVYDRKGYGGSDAYKGPWPLDYLHKESQTYLPGLLQACDITKAVLIGHSDGGTIGLMTVAMHGERICGVITEAAHIFVEDITLEGIRRAVKAFESTELKDKLARYHGENTETVFRRWADRWLSPEFYDWNIKDYLPRITCPLLVLQGQDDEYGTAAQVEGIAALVSGPVATKLIADCGHVPHFQAKETVLDEVTRFIKARIL